The nucleotide window GCATCCTGCTCCTGGGCGCCGCCTTCGTGCTCGGCGTCGCCGCGGGCGACCCGGTCGGCGTCACCGCAGCGGGCGTGGTGGCCATCGCGCTGGGCGGCGCGGCGTGGCTCGCCTTCCCCGCCCAGGCCGAGGACCGCCGCAGCCTGTCCCAGTGGCTGCTGTTCACGGGCTTCTGCTTCGGCGCGCTGCGGGCGCTGGGCACCGCCTGGCCCGGCCGGGCCCTCGCCCCGGACGTCGCCGGCCAGGCGCTCTTCTCCCTGTTCTTCTCCGCCGCCGTCACGTGGCAGTCGTGGGAGCACGAGCGCGCCGTCCGCCTCTTCTCGCGCACCCTGGAACGGCTCAACCGCCCGCTCAACCTGCAGGAGGCCCTCGACGAGTCGCTCCGGCTGGTGGCCGAGACGCTGAAGGTCAAGGAGGGCTGGATCCTGCTCCGCACCGAGGGGCGGGGCGGCGCCGAGGGCGAGTGGACCATCGGGGCGGCCTACGGCTTCCCTGAGTGGGCGCGGGTCGGCGTGCACGCCCAGCACTTCCCCATCGACCGCTGCCTCTGCCTGCGTCACCTGAGCGGCTCGGCGCTGGTGACCCAGGTGCGGGACCTGGCCTGCGTGCGGGCCACCGCCGAGGTGGGCCACCCCAGCGGCCGGCACATCACGATCCCGCTGGGCCAGGACGGCCGGGTGGCCGGCATCATGGTGCTGATGGTCCACCCCTCCCGCTACCTGAGCGCCGCCGACCGGGAGCTCCTCACCGCCCTGGGCGAGCAGATCGGCCTCGCCATCGACCGGGCGCGGCTGTACGACCAGCTGGCGGAGAAGGAGCGGATGCGCAGCCGCCTGCTGGCGAGGCTCATCACCGCGCAGGAGGACGAGCGGCGGCGCATCGCCCGCGAGCTGCATGACGAGACCGGGCAGGCGCTCACCGCCCTGGTGGTCACCCTCGACTTCCTGGCGCGCCACCCGATGGACGCGGAGGCGCTGCGCAAGCGGCTGAGCAACGTCAAGGAAATGGCCGAGGCCAGCCTGGCCGAGGTTCGCCGGGTGATCCACGAGATGCGGCCCACGGCGCTGGACGACCTCGGCCTGGAGGCCGCGATCCGCTGGCTCGTGCGGCGCTACGAGCACGCAGGGCTGAAGATCGGCATCGAGATCGACGGCCTGAACGGCCGGCTGCCCGATCACATCGAGATCACCGTCTTCCGGCTGATCCAGGAGGCCTGCACCAACACGGTGAAGCACGCCGGGGCCCGCAACGTCAGCATCCGCCTCCGGCAGAAGGGCGGCTGGCTCACGGTGGAGGTGACCGACGACGGCATGGGGTTCGACCCGCTCCGGCGGGGGGAAGGCGTCGGCCTGGCGGGCATCCGCGAGCGGGTGACGCTGGCCGGCGGCGAGCTGAGGATCGAATCGGGTCCCCAGACCGGGACCCGGGTGTACGCAGAGCTGCCCGTGGAAGGAGCGATGCAGAGTGGCGATACGGGTGCTGATCTGCGACGACCACATGATGGTGCGTCAGGGCGTACGCATGGTGCTGCAGTCTGAGCCCGACCTGGAACTGGTGGGCGAGGCCGGCCGCGGCGACGAGGTGGTCGAGCTGACCAAGCAGCTCCGGCCCGACGTGGTGATCATGGACATCTCCCTGCCCGACATGAGCGGCATCGAGGCGACCCGGCTGATCAAGCAGGCGGTTCCGGAGACGCGCGTCATCGGCCTGACCATGCACGAGGAGGAGCCGTTCGTGCTGGAGTTCTTCCGGGCCGGGGCCGATGCGTATATCGTAAAGCGGTCGGCTGCCGCCGACCTGGTCGGGGCCATCCGCGCCGTGATGGAGGGACAGGCGGTACTCGACCCCGCCGTGACCCGCGCCGTGGTCTCCGGCTACGTCTCGCGGCCCGTTCCCGCCGCGGGCCAGTCCGCCGAACCCTGCCCGCTGACCCCGCGCGAGCGGGAGATCCTCATCCTGGTGGCCGAGGGGCTCACCAACGCCGAGATCGCCCGCAGGCTGTTCATCAGCGAGAAGACCGTGCAGACGCACCGGTCCAACATGCTCGACAAGCTGGGGATCCACGACCGCACCGAGCTGGTGCGCTACGCCATCCGGCAGGGGCTGGTGGAGCCCTAGGCCGGGCGGTAAACGGTTGACTTGGGCGGCGGCGAGCCCGTAGAATCAGGGGGAAATCGGCTCGAACAGTCAGGGGTTGCTCATGCACTGGACCACCGGGATCATGGAGACCTTCGGCTATCCGGGTATCGTGCTGATCATCCTGATCGAGAACCTGTTTCCCCCTATCCCGTCGGAGATCGTGCTGCCCTTCGCCGGCTTCATGACGACGCAGGGCAGCCTGACGCTGTTCGGCGTCCTGATCGCCGCCACCCTCGGCTCGGTGCTCGGGGCCATCGCCCTCTACGGCGTCGGCCTCTGGTTCGGCCGGGAGCGCATTTACTGGATCGTGCGCCGCTTCGGCCGGTGGCTGACCATCAGCGAGCAGGACGTGCAGCGCACCGAGGACTGGTTTGAGCGCTACGGCACCTGGACGGTGTTCTTCTGCCGCATGGTGCCCGTGATGCGCAGCCTGATCTCCATCCCCGCGGGCCTCGTGCGCATGAACCTCGGCGTGTTCATCCTCTACACGGCGATCGGCTCGGCGATCTGGAACCTCCTCCTGGTGGGCGTCGGAGCGGCGCTGGGCGCTGCCTGGCCGACCGTCTCCCGGTGGGTGTCCATCTACCAGGACGCGGTCATCGCAGCGGCGCTGCTGGCCGTGGCCGCCTTCCTCCTCTACCGGCTGGCAACCCGCAGGAAGGGCTGAGAGGTGCCGCCGGCCGGTGCCAGAAGCGCAAAAAAAGGGGGCTGTCTCCCGGTCATCGCGGATGACCTGAGACAGCCCCCTCCTATTTGAGGCCCTTACCGCCGGCGGCGGGAGGGACCCGAGCGCAGGACCAGCTCCACACTTCCGTTCTCGCCCACCTCGGGTGTGTAACGGTTTCCGTCGGAATCGCTGACCTGGAGCCGCTCGATATACCAGGACCCCCGGCTCTCCACCAGGGCCTCCAGCTTGCTCACCACATCCTCACGGCTAATGGCAAGCGTCTTGCCGCCTCCATGCTCCAAGATCGACCAAACGTCCACCGGAACTCCCCCTTTCCCCACAGGTCCCGCACCGTCGGGAGGGGCGCAGGCGCCCCCCGGCCGCGCGTGCACACGCAGTGACCAAGACCCATGACCATCCTATCTTACACCAGCCTGCGGAGCAGACACAACCCTGGGCCGCACCTGGATCCAATATGCAAACGTCTCAACGATAAGGAGGTGTCGGCCGTGGTACTCGTCATCGGCGGCGACCATCTGGGCTCGATTGGCCAGAATCTGCGCAACATCGGCTTCACTGACGTGAAGCACGTCACCGGGCGCACGGAGCGCCGGGTCGAGATTCCGGCCGGCACGGAGCTCGTGATCGTCCTCATCGATTACGTGAACCACAATCTGGCCCGCTGGGTGAAGGAGCAGGCCAAGGCCCGGCAGTTGCCCATCATATTCGCCCGCCGCTCCTGGAGCGCCATCTGTACGTCGCTGCAGAACTGCGCAGACTGCCCGAACCGGGAGAACTGTACGGGGTCGACGGCGCCCGCCGAGCGCTCGACAACTGCCTGCTGAGCAGCAGGGCCGCCATCCCTCAGGATGGCGGCCCACCGTCTTCTGTCTGCACCGGATCCGGCCCGGCTAGGCGATCTCGGCGCCCTCCAGCGCCCGGCCCATGGCGCGCATGAACGTCT belongs to Symbiobacterium terraclitae and includes:
- a CDS encoding GAF domain-containing sensor histidine kinase — its product is MPVVEALVLPLIAIGVGFHLAVSWALLWRYYQTRERSLLTWGVGWLVLTLHVLGMFLTEVGVQGASLLRDIALAAAALGFLGGQVERSGQSPAAMRPLVLGGILLLGAAFVLGVAAGDPVGVTAAGVVAIALGGAAWLAFPAQAEDRRSLSQWLLFTGFCFGALRALGTAWPGRALAPDVAGQALFSLFFSAAVTWQSWEHERAVRLFSRTLERLNRPLNLQEALDESLRLVAETLKVKEGWILLRTEGRGGAEGEWTIGAAYGFPEWARVGVHAQHFPIDRCLCLRHLSGSALVTQVRDLACVRATAEVGHPSGRHITIPLGQDGRVAGIMVLMVHPSRYLSAADRELLTALGEQIGLAIDRARLYDQLAEKERMRSRLLARLITAQEDERRRIARELHDETGQALTALVVTLDFLARHPMDAEALRKRLSNVKEMAEASLAEVRRVIHEMRPTALDDLGLEAAIRWLVRRYEHAGLKIGIEIDGLNGRLPDHIEITVFRLIQEACTNTVKHAGARNVSIRLRQKGGWLTVEVTDDGMGFDPLRRGEGVGLAGIRERVTLAGGELRIESGPQTGTRVYAELPVEGAMQSGDTGADLRRPHDGASGRTHGAAV
- a CDS encoding response regulator transcription factor codes for the protein MAIRVLICDDHMMVRQGVRMVLQSEPDLELVGEAGRGDEVVELTKQLRPDVVIMDISLPDMSGIEATRLIKQAVPETRVIGLTMHEEEPFVLEFFRAGADAYIVKRSAAADLVGAIRAVMEGQAVLDPAVTRAVVSGYVSRPVPAAGQSAEPCPLTPREREILILVAEGLTNAEIARRLFISEKTVQTHRSNMLDKLGIHDRTELVRYAIRQGLVEP
- a CDS encoding DedA family protein: MHWTTGIMETFGYPGIVLIILIENLFPPIPSEIVLPFAGFMTTQGSLTLFGVLIAATLGSVLGAIALYGVGLWFGRERIYWIVRRFGRWLTISEQDVQRTEDWFERYGTWTVFFCRMVPVMRSLISIPAGLVRMNLGVFILYTAIGSAIWNLLLVGVGAALGAAWPTVSRWVSIYQDAVIAAALLAVAAFLLYRLATRRKG
- a CDS encoding DUF2325 domain-containing protein; amino-acid sequence: MVLVIGGDHLGSIGQNLRNIGFTDVKHVTGRTERRVEIPAGTELVIVLIDYVNHNLARWVKEQAKARQLPIIFARRSWSAICTSLQNCADCPNRENCTGSTAPAERSTTAC